From Bacteroidota bacterium, the proteins below share one genomic window:
- a CDS encoding 5-(carboxyamino)imidazole ribonucleotide synthase: MAGNPSVSAKIGILGGGQLGRMLLQKAADWNLVTHVLDPDPNAPCKDIASSFTIGHFNDEAAVYEFGKELEVLTIEIEHVNTTALERLEQEGRKIFPQPRVIRLIQDKGAQKSFFREHGIPTAPFTLVNNKSEILSGGTELPVMQKLRRGGYDGKGVQPLRSTADLDMAFDAPSVLEAWVPFEREVAVIVARNSRGHCKAFPPVEMDFNKEANLVEFLFSPSSLSPAVAAEAERIARQVAEALDMVGVLAVEMFLTTTGELLVNELAPRPHNSGHHTIEANQTSQYEQHLRAILGLPLGDTSIIQPAVMVNLLGEKGFEGPARYEGLEEALSIPGVHVHLYGKLLTKPFRKMGHVTVCHPDLEEARRIARTIRDTLKVKA, translated from the coding sequence ATGGCGGGCAATCCCTCAGTTTCTGCTAAAATCGGCATCCTGGGCGGAGGCCAATTGGGGCGCATGCTACTCCAGAAAGCGGCCGACTGGAATCTGGTTACACATGTATTGGATCCAGACCCGAACGCGCCTTGCAAAGACATCGCGAGTTCCTTTACCATCGGCCATTTTAATGACGAAGCTGCAGTATACGAATTCGGCAAGGAGCTTGAGGTCCTGACTATCGAAATTGAACACGTCAACACCACCGCACTGGAACGGCTGGAACAGGAAGGAAGAAAGATCTTCCCACAACCGCGCGTCATCCGGCTGATTCAGGATAAGGGAGCTCAAAAATCGTTCTTCCGTGAACACGGAATACCGACTGCTCCATTCACGCTGGTCAACAATAAAAGTGAAATCCTGTCCGGCGGTACTGAACTGCCGGTCATGCAGAAACTACGTCGTGGAGGCTACGACGGCAAAGGTGTTCAACCTTTGCGGAGCACTGCTGACCTCGATATGGCCTTCGATGCTCCGAGCGTGCTCGAAGCCTGGGTACCCTTCGAACGGGAAGTCGCCGTTATCGTCGCACGGAACAGTCGTGGTCACTGCAAGGCATTCCCTCCGGTCGAGATGGATTTCAACAAGGAAGCCAACCTGGTCGAATTCCTGTTCTCCCCTTCCAGTCTATCCCCGGCCGTTGCGGCTGAAGCCGAACGCATCGCACGACAAGTTGCCGAAGCCCTTGATATGGTAGGCGTGCTGGCAGTTGAAATGTTCCTCACTACAACCGGGGAACTGCTGGTCAACGAACTGGCTCCACGTCCGCACAACAGCGGCCATCACACCATCGAAGCCAACCAGACCTCCCAGTACGAGCAACACCTGCGCGCCATCCTCGGACTGCCCCTGGGTGATACGTCCATCATACAACCTGCAGTGATGGTGAATCTGTTGGGTGAAAAAGGATTCGAAGGCCCGGCTCGCTACGAGGGTCTCGAAGAAGCCCTGTCTATTCCGGGTGTGCATGTACATTTATACGGCAAACTGCTGACGAAGCCATTCCGAAAAATGGGGCATGTTACAGTCTGTCATCCGGACCTGGAAGAAGCACGGCGTATTGCCAGAACCATACGCGATACACTGAAAGTAAAAGCATAA
- the hpt gene encoding hypoxanthine phosphoribosyltransferase: MSTIVVRDKRFEISIPSSTITTRIDEMAAEINRRYSGKRPVFVVVLNGAFLFGAEVFRRYEGDCEIAFIRLASYSGTQSTGNVRNLVGLTMEIRDRHVIILEDIVDTGETAVHLLDELNARQPASISFASLLFKPAALKREVKLDYVGFEVPNDFLLGFGLDYDGLGRNLNDIYKLANS; this comes from the coding sequence ATGTCCACCATCGTTGTACGCGATAAGCGTTTCGAGATTTCCATTCCCAGCAGTACGATCACAACGCGGATTGACGAGATGGCCGCGGAGATCAACCGGCGATATTCGGGCAAACGACCTGTATTCGTCGTGGTCTTGAACGGTGCCTTTCTTTTTGGGGCAGAAGTGTTCAGGCGATATGAGGGCGATTGCGAAATCGCCTTTATCCGACTGGCTTCTTATTCGGGGACGCAATCGACCGGGAATGTCCGGAACCTTGTGGGTTTGACGATGGAAATCCGGGACCGGCATGTCATCATTCTTGAAGATATCGTCGATACCGGAGAAACCGCCGTTCACCTTCTGGATGAGTTGAATGCACGACAGCCGGCATCGATTTCTTTTGCCAGTCTGTTATTCAAGCCGGCCGCATTGAAACGGGAAGTCAAACTCGACTATGTCGGATTCGAAGTTCCTAACGACTTCTTACTGGGCTTTGGCCTGGATTACGACGGCCTGGGTCGAAACCTTAACGATATCTATAAGCTTGCCAATTCCTGA
- a CDS encoding adenylate kinase — MLNLVLFGPPGAGKGTQSEKLIARYSLVHLSTGDILRSEVANQTTLGIEAKKLMDQGLLVPDAVVIGMIESRLEQHKDGKGFIFDGFPRTTAQAEALDALLKRHNTAITCMLALEVPDEELIRRLLNRGKESGRADDQDEKVIAKRIVEYNAKTAPLKQYYSQQQKFHGIQGLGTIDEIFQSLTTQIDRYPA; from the coding sequence ATGTTGAACCTCGTACTCTTCGGACCGCCGGGAGCCGGTAAAGGCACCCAATCGGAGAAACTGATCGCCCGTTATAGCCTCGTTCATCTATCGACCGGGGATATTCTTCGGAGCGAAGTGGCGAATCAGACCACCCTTGGAATAGAGGCGAAGAAGTTGATGGATCAGGGTTTGCTGGTTCCCGACGCGGTCGTGATTGGTATGATCGAGTCGAGGCTGGAGCAGCATAAGGATGGTAAAGGCTTCATCTTCGATGGTTTCCCCAGAACCACTGCGCAGGCGGAAGCGCTCGATGCCTTGTTGAAGCGTCATAACACAGCCATAACCTGCATGCTTGCATTGGAAGTTCCGGATGAAGAATTGATTCGTCGGTTACTGAACCGGGGAAAGGAGTCCGGCAGAGCGGATGATCAGGACGAAAAGGTGATTGCGAAGCGGATTGTAGAATACAATGCGAAGACCGCGCCCCTTAAGCAGTACTATTCTCAGCAACAGAAGTTTCATGGGATCCAGGGTTTGGGAACCATTGATGAGATCTTCCAGTCACTTACTACGCAGATTGACCGATACCCGGCCTGA
- the obgE gene encoding GTPase ObgE, which produces MSSNFVDYVKICCRSGAGGPGSVHFHRDKHTAKGGPDGGDGGEGGSIILRGNKQLWTLLHLKYRKHVIAEPGEKGSNALKTGASGKDEILDVPIGTVAKDAETNEVLFEITEDGQEQVLVPGGRGGKGNNFFKTSTLQTPRFAQPGEPGREEWKILELKILADVGLVGFPNAGKSTLLSVVSAAKPEIADYPFTTLVPNLGIVSYRDGRSFVMADIPGIIEGAHAGKGLGLRFLRHIERNSVLLFMVPCDSKDIRREYAILVNELEQYNPELLHKDRVLAVTKCDLLDQELLQAMQSEVPKGVQAVFISSATGMGIDRLKDALWATLNKPEQP; this is translated from the coding sequence ATGTCTTCCAACTTTGTCGATTACGTAAAGATCTGTTGTCGCAGCGGTGCTGGCGGCCCTGGATCCGTTCATTTTCACCGAGACAAGCATACGGCCAAGGGTGGGCCCGACGGCGGTGACGGTGGAGAAGGCGGCAGCATTATTCTACGGGGTAACAAGCAACTGTGGACACTTTTACACCTGAAATACCGGAAGCACGTAATCGCAGAGCCAGGTGAGAAAGGGTCGAATGCACTGAAGACGGGTGCTTCCGGCAAAGATGAGATCCTCGATGTTCCCATCGGAACGGTGGCAAAGGACGCGGAGACGAATGAAGTCCTGTTCGAGATCACGGAAGACGGACAGGAGCAAGTACTGGTTCCCGGCGGACGGGGAGGGAAGGGGAATAATTTCTTCAAGACCTCCACGCTTCAGACTCCACGCTTCGCACAGCCAGGCGAACCGGGTCGTGAAGAATGGAAGATACTGGAGCTTAAGATCCTTGCCGACGTAGGGTTGGTGGGATTCCCGAACGCAGGGAAGAGTACGTTGCTGTCGGTTGTCAGTGCCGCCAAGCCAGAGATTGCCGATTATCCGTTCACGACATTGGTGCCGAATCTGGGTATCGTATCCTATCGGGATGGTCGTTCATTCGTAATGGCTGACATACCGGGAATTATCGAAGGCGCCCATGCTGGTAAGGGATTGGGTTTGCGTTTTCTGCGACACATTGAACGCAACTCGGTATTGCTTTTCATGGTTCCCTGCGACTCCAAAGACATCCGCAGGGAATATGCGATTCTTGTTAACGAGTTGGAACAGTATAACCCGGAGTTGTTGCATAAGGACCGGGTGCTCGCTGTTACCAAGTGCGATCTGTTGGATCAGGAATTACTGCAAGCCATGCAGTCGGAAGTGCCAAAGGGTGTACAGGCCGTATTCATTTCTTCTGCTACCGGCATGGGGATCGATCGGTTGAAGGATGCACTTTGGGCGACCTTGAACAAACCGGAGCAGCCTTGA
- a CDS encoding phosphatase PAP2 family protein: MWERLDAIDTQLLLALNGIHAPWLDSVFTFISARFVWLPLYAYFAWKLYKALPGRFLVRLVVIALLITASDQLASGVIKPLVQRPRPCHVPELEGKLHLVDGNCGGPYGFVSSHAANTFALATFLWLLFSRRHGRAGWYPMFAWAAVVSYSRIYLGVHYPGDILCAALLGTVLGVLAYLVIVRIEKHPIAHAT; this comes from the coding sequence ATGTGGGAGCGACTCGACGCGATTGACACGCAACTGCTGTTAGCCCTCAACGGGATACATGCCCCCTGGCTCGATTCCGTTTTTACCTTCATCAGCGCTCGGTTTGTCTGGTTGCCGCTCTACGCGTATTTTGCGTGGAAGCTATACAAGGCATTGCCCGGACGATTTCTCGTCCGCCTGGTCGTGATCGCTTTATTGATCACTGCCAGTGACCAATTGGCATCCGGCGTGATCAAGCCGTTGGTACAACGTCCGCGTCCCTGTCATGTTCCGGAGCTGGAAGGAAAACTGCATTTGGTTGACGGTAATTGCGGAGGCCCGTATGGATTCGTGTCTTCACACGCCGCTAATACCTTCGCACTCGCAACGTTCTTGTGGTTGTTATTCTCGCGCAGACACGGTCGTGCCGGTTGGTACCCGATGTTTGCCTGGGCAGCGGTAGTTTCCTATAGCCGCATTTATCTTGGCGTACATTATCCCGGGGATATCCTATGCGCAGCCTTGCTGGGAACCGTCCTTGGCGTATTGGCTTATCTTGTCATCGTTAGAATAGAAAAGCACCCCATCGCTCATGCAACGTAA
- a CDS encoding alkaline phosphatase family protein, with amino-acid sequence MQRKFSFLRLTLLCSLLASFTTGRAQKSKVNPGGSTGPDRPRLVVGIVVDQMRYDYLYRYWNQYGETGFKRLLREGFSCQDAHFDYVPTYTAPGHACIYTGTTPSVNGIISNEWFDRESRKGVYCVNDTTVKPVGTTSISGKMSPHRLLTTTITDELRFATNDRSKVIALALKDRGAILPGGHRANAAYWHDPYLDNWVTSTYYMNALPDWVTRFNERKVADSLLQYSWETLLPIREYTQSTADDSPYEGKFKGETAPVFPHKLAELKKTDGELIRRTPFGNTYTFMFAKAALAGEQLGKGEETDFLAVSLSSPDYIGHQFGINSIEVQDTYLRLDRELGDFLSALDRQVGTGNYLVFLTADHGAVANPQYNDDHHVPAGFFEEDLLGDTLKKFLARTYLSDTLLLNVNSNAIYLNRAEIAAKKLSLEEVQSRVVQLVSSFPGVAVALSGSELGRYLQRDGIASLMQRGFNVQRSADVSVQLKPGWLDWYVKTGTSHGAAYSYDTHVPIVFMGYGIRPGATAAPVSVKDIAPTLAVLLSVENPNGTTGKAIQSIVERP; translated from the coding sequence ATGCAACGTAAATTTTCATTCCTGAGACTTACCCTCCTTTGCAGTTTGCTCGCCAGTTTCACGACTGGCCGGGCACAGAAATCAAAAGTCAATCCCGGGGGAAGCACAGGACCCGACCGGCCTCGTCTGGTGGTCGGTATTGTGGTAGACCAGATGCGTTATGATTATCTCTATCGGTATTGGAATCAATATGGAGAAACGGGCTTCAAGCGATTACTGCGGGAAGGATTTTCCTGCCAGGACGCTCATTTCGATTACGTGCCGACCTATACGGCTCCCGGTCATGCCTGTATTTATACCGGGACTACGCCCTCGGTAAACGGTATCATTTCGAATGAATGGTTCGATCGCGAGAGCAGGAAAGGGGTGTATTGTGTCAACGATACGACCGTAAAACCGGTCGGGACAACCTCCATCTCCGGGAAAATGTCACCACATCGCCTGCTGACGACCACGATCACGGATGAACTTCGATTCGCCACCAACGATCGCTCCAAGGTCATTGCGTTAGCCCTCAAGGATCGTGGCGCGATATTGCCCGGCGGGCACCGGGCCAATGCCGCATATTGGCACGACCCGTATCTCGACAACTGGGTGACCAGTACGTATTACATGAACGCCTTACCGGATTGGGTGACGCGTTTCAACGAACGGAAGGTTGCCGACTCGTTGCTGCAATATTCGTGGGAAACCTTATTGCCCATTCGCGAATACACCCAAAGTACAGCAGACGATTCTCCGTACGAAGGGAAGTTCAAGGGAGAAACTGCTCCGGTTTTCCCACACAAACTGGCTGAATTGAAAAAGACCGATGGAGAATTGATCCGTCGCACGCCATTCGGAAATACGTACACGTTCATGTTCGCGAAGGCCGCTTTGGCGGGTGAGCAATTGGGAAAAGGAGAGGAGACTGATTTTTTAGCAGTCAGTTTATCTTCTCCTGATTATATCGGGCATCAATTTGGTATCAATTCGATTGAAGTACAGGATACCTATTTGCGACTGGACCGCGAACTGGGAGATTTCCTGAGCGCGCTTGACCGTCAGGTCGGCACCGGAAACTATCTCGTGTTCCTGACCGCTGATCATGGCGCGGTGGCGAATCCCCAGTACAACGACGATCATCATGTGCCGGCGGGATTTTTCGAAGAAGATCTGCTCGGGGATACGCTTAAGAAATTTCTTGCCAGGACTTATTTGTCCGATACACTCTTGCTGAATGTAAACTCGAACGCGATCTATCTGAACCGTGCGGAAATTGCCGCTAAGAAATTGTCGCTCGAGGAAGTGCAGTCACGGGTCGTCCAATTGGTTTCGTCTTTCCCCGGGGTTGCGGTGGCGCTATCGGGCAGCGAATTGGGGCGCTATCTGCAACGTGACGGCATTGCCTCTCTGATGCAGCGAGGGTTCAATGTGCAACGTTCAGCCGATGTATCTGTACAGTTGAAGCCCGGTTGGCTGGACTGGTATGTAAAGACCGGAACATCTCATGGCGCTGCCTACAGTTACGACACCCATGTTCCGATCGTCTTCATGGGTTATGGCATTCGGCCTGGTGCTACGGCTGCTCCCGTATCGGTCAAAGACATTGCACCGACCCTCGCGGTTTTATTGTCTGTTGAAAACCCCAACGGCACCACGGGAAAGGCCATTCAGTCCATCGTTGAGCGGCCGTAA